From Candidatus Dependentiae bacterium:
ATTACGCAGTTTCTTTTCTCTTATTGAACAAGATGTACCACTCTTACCACTGGAAATCGCCCAGCCTGCTCTACAAGAAATACTTAACTTACTTAATGACGAGTCATTTCCTGCTTTAAGTTACCCTGATGCTAAAAAAAATCTAGAAGCCTACGCAAAAGAACTAAACGAAGGTAATGCCGCAGTTACTTTCCATGAAGAATTAGGTGAAAATTTAGATGAGAATCTAGATCAAGATACAACTCGTAGACCATCTCGCTTGCGTATTTTTTGCAATTTGCTGGTAAAAAAGAATTTAGTAGTAAAAGGCCGCATGCAATTAGGGTGCCTCAACGGGGTCCTACAGGCAAAAGATGGCCTATTATTTGCTGGTCCTATTAACGGTTCAGCTGAAGGCACACCGCTTAATATACCTAATACGCTTGTTGCACGCGACGGCACTGGCAGCTTTGCAGCAACAGATATTATTGTTGATGGAGATATTAATCTTACCGTTGATCCCTCTACTGGCCCAGGTGCTATATTAAAAAAAGGGCAACTGTTTATTCATAACCCCGGTCAAAACAATACCGCTATAGGCTTAAATAGCTTAGAAAATAATACAACAGGTGAAAGCAACTCAGCTCTAGGTTCACGCAGCTTACGCCACAATACTAGTGGAAAAAATAACACCGGTGCAGGGGCATTTTCTCTTCAAAATAATACTAAAGGTCAAAGCAATGCTGCTCTAGGAACCTTTAGCCTACTAAAAAACACAGATGGTCTTAATAATACAGCAGTAGGAGCTTTTAGCCTTCAAGAAAACCAATCTGGTTACAATAATACTGCAGTAGGAACTTTTAGTCTTTTAAGAAATCAGGGTACTCTACGCACAGAAGGCAGACATAATACAGGCGTAGGCGCTTATACTCTTGTACGTAATAATACAGGATCAGATAATACGGCTCTTGGTTTTAATGCTCTAGGTTTTGACACATCTGGGGGCACTCGTATTAATGGCGTAATAGATTTTGATACTGCATCATCTACTACTCAGGATCAACCAAGCTCACAACCTCAACTCAACACCGCTATTGGTGTTAATGCTCTTTCAGCAGTTACCACAGCTTCAGACAACGTAGCTTTAGGCATACAAGCAGGATTAGCTTTAACAAGTGGCTCAGAAAACATTCTTATTGGCAATAATGCTGGCGCTAGACTTACTGATAATACTCAAAATACTCTTATAGGCACTAAAAGCGGTCTATCTTTAACTACTGGCACTAGAAATACCTTTGTAGGCAACAATACTGGGCAAAATAATACCACTGGTGATAGTAATATTTATATTAATAATCTAGGAGTAGATGGGGATAATAACACTACTCGTATAGGTACCGAAGGGACACAAACAGCTACTTTTATAGCGGGTATTCGCGATGCTATTCTTGATATAAATAATGATCCTCAACCT
This genomic window contains:
- a CDS encoding tail fiber domain-containing protein; protein product: MKRPQNNILFLSLVLLLSTKTHSFATPALTNSQNIVFVTPEACQSARQLKELLKVEECPESLRSFFSLIEQDVPLLPLEIAQPALQEILNLLNDESFPALSYPDAKKNLEAYAKELNEGNAAVTFHEELGENLDENLDQDTTRRPSRLRIFCNLLVKKNLVVKGRMQLGCLNGVLQAKDGLLFAGPINGSAEGTPLNIPNTLVARDGTGSFAATDIIVDGDINLTVDPSTGPGAILKKGQLFIHNPGQNNTAIGLNSLENNTTGESNSALGSRSLRHNTSGKNNTGAGAFSLQNNTKGQSNAALGTFSLLKNTDGLNNTAVGAFSLQENQSGYNNTAVGTFSLLRNQGTLRTEGRHNTGVGAYTLVRNNTGSDNTALGFNALGFDTSGGTRINGVIDFDTASSTTQDQPSSQPQLNTAIGVNALSAVTTASDNVALGIQAGLALTSGSENILIGNNAGARLTDNTQNTLIGTKSGLSLTTGTRNTFVGNNTGQNNTTGDSNIYINNLGVDGDNNTTRIGTEGTQTATFIAGIRDAILDINNDPQPVQIDSNGQLGTVIPAPSSKRFKENIADMGNTTDNVLNLRPVTFTYKPEVNKSGLTQFGLIAEEVAQFYPHLVTYSKDGQIQGVKYEQLNVLLLNELKKLYTKQQQQTKQIEQLQKSLQPLSSTN